A portion of the Avibacterium sp. 20-132 genome contains these proteins:
- the cysS gene encoding cysteine--tRNA ligase, with translation MLKIFNTLSREKEIFTPIEANKVGMYVCGVTVYDLCHIGHGRTFVCFDVIARYLRYLGYDLTYVRNITDVDDKIIKRALENKETCEQLVDRMVAEMYRDFDALNILRPNIEPRATHHIPEIIDIVEKLIQRGHAYVAENGDVMFDIESFPQYGKLSRQDLTQLQAGARIEISEIKKNPMDFVLWKMSKPNEPSWDSPWGKGRPGWHIECSAMNSKQLGDHFDIHGGGSDLMFPHHENEIAQSCCAHDGEYVNYWIHSGMIMVDKEKMSKSLGNFFTIRDVLNHYHGEVVRYFLLTAHYRSQLNYSEENLNLAQGALERLYTALRDTDPNVTPQGGEPFVAQFKEAMDDDFNTPNALSVLFEMAREINKLKGEDKIKASQLAARLRELGDILGLLQQSPERFLQAGADDDEVAKIEALIKQRNEARATKNWAAADEARDQLNAMGIVLEDGANGTTWRKQ, from the coding sequence ATGCTAAAAATTTTCAATACATTAAGCCGAGAGAAAGAAATTTTTACTCCCATTGAAGCCAATAAAGTAGGAATGTATGTGTGCGGTGTTACCGTTTATGATTTATGCCATATCGGACACGGACGCACTTTTGTTTGTTTTGATGTGATTGCGCGTTATTTACGCTATTTGGGTTACGATCTCACTTATGTACGCAACATTACCGATGTGGATGACAAGATCATTAAACGCGCATTAGAAAATAAAGAAACCTGTGAGCAATTAGTGGATCGAATGGTCGCTGAAATGTATCGTGACTTTGATGCGCTCAACATTTTACGCCCAAATATTGAACCAAGAGCCACCCATCATATTCCTGAAATTATTGATATTGTTGAAAAATTAATTCAACGTGGCCACGCTTATGTAGCAGAAAATGGCGATGTGATGTTCGATATAGAAAGTTTCCCACAGTATGGCAAACTTTCTCGCCAAGATCTCACTCAATTACAAGCCGGGGCAAGGATTGAAATTTCTGAAATCAAGAAAAACCCAATGGATTTTGTGTTATGGAAAATGTCTAAACCCAATGAACCAAGTTGGGATTCTCCGTGGGGAAAAGGTCGCCCGGGTTGGCATATTGAATGCTCAGCAATGAATAGTAAACAACTTGGGGATCATTTTGATATTCACGGTGGTGGCTCAGATTTAATGTTCCCACACCACGAAAATGAAATTGCGCAATCTTGCTGTGCGCACGATGGCGAATACGTCAATTACTGGATTCACTCAGGAATGATTATGGTGGATAAAGAAAAGATGTCGAAATCCCTCGGCAACTTCTTTACCATTCGCGATGTATTAAATCATTATCACGGCGAAGTGGTACGTTATTTCTTACTCACTGCCCATTATCGTAGCCAGCTCAATTACAGTGAAGAAAATCTTAACCTTGCACAAGGCGCATTAGAGCGTTTATACACGGCATTACGTGATACCGATCCGAATGTTACCCCGCAAGGTGGCGAACCATTTGTCGCACAATTTAAAGAAGCGATGGATGATGATTTCAACACACCAAATGCCCTCTCTGTACTCTTTGAAATGGCGCGTGAAATCAATAAATTGAAAGGGGAAGATAAAATCAAAGCCTCTCAACTTGCCGCCCGTTTGCGTGAGTTAGGCGATATTTTAGGCTTATTACAGCAATCCCCTGAACGTTTCTTACAAGCTGGCGCTGACGATGACGAAGTCGCCAAAATCGAAGCCTTAATTAAACAACGCAACGAAGCCCGAGCAACTAAAAACTGGGCTGCCGCTGATGAAGCCCGCGATCAACTCAATGCAATGGGCATTGTATTAGAAGACGGTGCAAATGGCACAACGTGGCGTAAGCAATAA
- a CDS encoding RrF2 family transcriptional regulator: MQINKFTDYGFRVLIYLARQQAQSHTIASLANALQLSQNHLVKIVHFMAKQQWLITSRGKGGGIRLAENTLDLPLGEMLRTFQGNDPLVNCLSPKCGLQPQCQLKHLLDNALEQFYQSLNQYPLRKVIRAHSSENIPFISYL, from the coding sequence ATGCAAATTAATAAATTTACTGATTATGGTTTCCGTGTGTTAATTTACCTTGCTCGTCAGCAAGCGCAAAGCCACACAATCGCAAGCCTTGCTAATGCGCTTCAACTCTCACAAAATCATTTAGTGAAAATTGTGCATTTTATGGCGAAACAGCAATGGCTCATCACTAGTCGTGGTAAAGGGGGCGGAATTCGCTTAGCAGAAAATACGCTTGATCTTCCTCTCGGTGAAATGCTACGCACTTTTCAAGGCAATGATCCCCTTGTAAATTGCCTCTCACCAAAATGTGGATTACAGCCCCAATGCCAACTGAAACATTTGCTTGATAATGCGTTAGAACAGTTTTACCAAAGTCTGAATCAGTATCCATTACGGAAAGTCATTCGCGCCCACTCATCAGAAAACATTCCTTTTATTTCTTATTTATAA
- the hmpA gene encoding NO-inducible flavohemoprotein, translating into MSLTANQIELVKATVPVLRENGVALTSYFYNRMLTNHPELKQVFNLGHQRSGAQARSLANAVLAYAENIENPAVLLPAVELMAHKHVSLDIQAPDYAIVGNNLLHSISEVLQISMDDPLIEAWTVAYNQLADILISTEKAIYDEHQQTKGSWLGWRKFKIAKKVAESSEITSFYLQPVDGGALPTYKAGQYISVRVFVEELGLKQPRQYTLSDNPKTDYLRISVKREDPKGELAGGWVSNTLHQLKEGDEIEATAPTGNFFLVDSHKPNVFISGGVGLTPMIAMLNQLVEQNVPEKVSFIHACRNADVHAMKNHIDSVKAQYPNVSTFTVYEVEDEQADATGRLNLSQIPTALLPKEADYYLCGPMAFMQAQYNALVELGVPVAQIHFEAFNTGGVKLD; encoded by the coding sequence ATGTCATTAACAGCAAATCAAATTGAATTAGTGAAAGCGACTGTGCCAGTGCTACGTGAAAATGGTGTTGCACTGACTTCTTATTTTTACAACAGAATGCTGACCAATCACCCAGAATTAAAACAAGTATTTAATCTTGGTCATCAACGCAGTGGCGCACAAGCCCGTTCTTTAGCTAATGCGGTATTAGCTTATGCAGAAAATATTGAAAATCCCGCTGTGTTATTGCCTGCCGTTGAATTAATGGCACATAAACACGTGAGTTTGGATATTCAAGCACCTGACTATGCTATTGTAGGTAACAACTTACTTCATTCTATTAGTGAAGTGTTGCAAATTTCAATGGACGATCCATTAATTGAAGCTTGGACTGTAGCTTATAACCAATTAGCAGATATTCTGATTAGCACAGAAAAAGCCATTTATGATGAACACCAACAAACAAAAGGAAGTTGGCTAGGTTGGCGTAAATTTAAAATTGCGAAAAAAGTGGCAGAAAGCAGTGAAATTACGTCTTTTTATTTACAGCCTGTCGATGGGGGCGCATTGCCAACTTATAAAGCGGGGCAATATATTTCAGTGCGTGTTTTTGTCGAAGAATTAGGGTTAAAACAACCTCGTCAATATACGCTTTCAGATAATCCAAAAACAGATTATTTACGTATTTCTGTAAAACGTGAAGATCCAAAAGGTGAACTTGCAGGCGGTTGGGTTTCAAACACCTTGCATCAGTTAAAAGAAGGCGATGAGATTGAAGCCACTGCTCCAACAGGTAATTTCTTCTTGGTTGATAGCCATAAGCCGAATGTATTTATTAGTGGTGGTGTTGGCTTAACCCCTATGATTGCAATGCTTAACCAGCTTGTAGAACAAAATGTACCTGAAAAAGTAAGCTTTATCCACGCCTGTCGTAATGCTGATGTGCATGCTATGAAAAATCATATTGATAGTGTAAAAGCACAGTATCCGAATGTCAGTACGTTTACCGTTTATGAAGTGGAAGACGAACAAGCTGATGCAACAGGTCGTCTAAATTTAAGCCAAATTCCAACCGCACTTTTACCTAAAGAGGCGGATTACTATTTATGCGGTCCAATGGCATTTATGCAAGCACAGTACAATGCTTTAGTTGAGTTAGGCGTGCCAGTAGCGCAAATTCATTTTGAGGCATTTAATACGGGCGGTGTCAAGTTAGACTAA
- a CDS encoding peptidylprolyl isomerase, whose translation MVTLHTNLGDIKLTLNSEKAPLTSENFLTYCKNGFYDNTIFHRVINGFMIQGGGMEAGMKEKNTNAPIKNEANNGLSNKRGTIAMARTSDPHSATAQFFINVADNTFLDYRSKQMFGKEVVQDWGYAVFGEVVDGMDVVDKIKGVKTGNKGFHQDVPVDDIVIQSVTVE comes from the coding sequence ATGGTTACTTTACACACCAATTTGGGTGATATCAAACTTACTTTAAATAGCGAAAAAGCGCCACTTACCAGCGAAAATTTTTTAACCTATTGTAAAAATGGGTTTTATGATAACACAATTTTCCACCGTGTTATTAACGGCTTTATGATCCAAGGTGGTGGAATGGAAGCGGGAATGAAGGAAAAAAATACCAATGCGCCCATCAAAAACGAAGCCAATAACGGTTTAAGCAATAAACGTGGGACTATCGCAATGGCTCGCACCTCTGATCCGCATTCTGCAACAGCACAGTTTTTTATTAATGTAGCAGATAATACGTTCTTGGATTACCGTTCTAAACAAATGTTTGGTAAAGAAGTGGTACAAGATTGGGGCTATGCCGTATTTGGTGAAGTTGTGGACGGTATGGATGTCGTAGATAAAATCAAAGGTGTAAAAACCGGCAATAAAGGCTTCCACCAAGATGTTCCTGTGGACGATATTGTCATTCAGTCTGTTACAGTTGAATAA
- a CDS encoding NAD(P)H-dependent oxidoreductase, with product MNPVLIISGHPNLDHSVANREILTQLEKALPQAEVMRLDLVYPNYQIDVVAEQNRLLNADTIVLQFPFYWYSYPALLKKWVDDVFVYGFAHGSTGGKLAGKKLLISFTTGAAAEQYQPDGAMCHSIEQFLPAFKQLANLCQMQWLPPVYSNGMMTIPNVSTAEQLALVREKAFAHAARLSKIIQAQN from the coding sequence ATGAACCCAGTATTAATTATTTCAGGCCACCCTAATTTAGATCATTCCGTGGCGAATCGTGAAATTCTCACCCAGCTAGAAAAAGCCTTACCGCAGGCAGAAGTTATGCGTCTAGATTTAGTTTATCCAAATTATCAAATTGATGTGGTAGCGGAACAAAACCGCTTGCTTAATGCTGACACCATTGTATTGCAGTTTCCTTTTTATTGGTATAGCTATCCAGCGCTGTTGAAAAAATGGGTAGATGATGTATTTGTGTATGGCTTTGCACACGGCAGTACAGGTGGCAAATTAGCTGGTAAAAAGTTGCTCATTTCTTTTACCACGGGAGCCGCAGCGGAACAGTATCAACCTGATGGTGCAATGTGTCATAGTATAGAGCAATTTTTACCTGCATTTAAACAGCTAGCGAACCTTTGTCAAATGCAGTGGTTACCTCCTGTATATTCTAATGGAATGATGACGATTCCTAATGTCAGCACAGCGGAACAGCTTGCATTGGTGCGTGAAAAAGCCTTTGCTCACGCAGCGCGTTTATCCAAAATTATTCAAGCCCAGAATTAA
- a CDS encoding SDR family oxidoreductase, with amino-acid sequence MHNIQDKVVIITGASSGIGEATAYKLAEAGAKIVLGARREDKLKAIVDKIAENGGEAVYRVIDVVKPESNQSLVQLAKDRFGKVDAIFLNAGLMPNSPLSALETDNWDTMVDVNIKGVLNGIAAVLPTFEAQKSGQVITTSSVAGLKIYPGAAVYCGTKWAVKAIMEALRMESAQAGTHIRTTTIYPAAVQSELLAGITNEQVSKGYRELYDTYEIPAERVANAVLFALSQPEDTAISEITIGPSTQPW; translated from the coding sequence ATGCACAATATTCAAGATAAAGTCGTTATCATCACGGGGGCATCATCAGGCATTGGTGAAGCCACAGCCTATAAATTGGCAGAAGCCGGTGCAAAAATCGTTTTGGGCGCTCGTCGTGAAGACAAACTTAAAGCCATTGTTGATAAAATTGCAGAAAATGGCGGTGAGGCAGTCTATCGAGTGATTGATGTAGTCAAACCTGAAAGCAATCAATCTCTTGTGCAACTTGCCAAAGACCGTTTTGGCAAAGTCGATGCCATTTTTTTAAATGCGGGTTTAATGCCCAATTCGCCGCTTTCGGCTTTAGAAACAGACAATTGGGATACTATGGTGGACGTGAATATAAAAGGTGTGTTGAACGGTATTGCCGCCGTGTTGCCCACTTTTGAAGCACAAAAATCAGGGCAAGTCATCACTACCTCCTCTGTGGCAGGGTTGAAAATTTATCCAGGCGCAGCAGTGTATTGTGGCACTAAATGGGCGGTGAAAGCCATTATGGAAGCCCTTAGAATGGAATCAGCGCAAGCTGGTACTCATATCCGCACCACTACCATTTATCCCGCCGCTGTGCAGTCGGAATTGCTGGCAGGCATCACTAATGAACAGGTTTCCAAAGGCTATCGTGAGCTGTATGACACTTATGAAATTCCCGCTGAACGTGTAGCAAATGCCGTGTTGTTTGCCTTGAGCCAGCCTGAAGATACCGCAATCAGTGAAATTACTATTGGTCCAAGCACGCAGCCTTGGTAA
- a CDS encoding LysR family transcriptional regulator: MDSSTYQQLRIFHAIARAGSISAAARILGITTPSASQALKLLEQKMDMPLFWRNTRRVILTDAGQRLLSQTGSLITQLEHNFNTLISEEHEPTGVVKITLSRFAYRLIIQPYLAEFNQLYPHICLDISIYDGTVDLVQAGYDFGIRFSDKIDENMVARQLLPSFQEGLYVSKDYLKKYGEPQRNNLHQHRLIGYRFITTGQILPLILEQDGESVSVEMPISVICNDIDAIADGMRAGLGIGRLFTPIYQQLPDKNNFIPILQSYWRNYPPVYLYYPQASQKIKRVAAVIKFLVDKMTDRVK; the protein is encoded by the coding sequence ATGGATAGCTCAACCTACCAACAATTACGTATTTTCCACGCTATCGCTCGTGCTGGTAGCATCAGCGCAGCAGCGCGTATATTAGGAATAACGACCCCTTCTGCTAGTCAAGCCTTGAAACTCCTTGAACAAAAAATGGATATGCCGCTGTTTTGGCGGAATACTCGCCGTGTGATACTAACAGATGCAGGACAACGATTACTTAGCCAAACAGGTTCATTAATAACACAGCTAGAACACAACTTTAACACCCTTATCAGCGAAGAACACGAACCTACTGGAGTGGTGAAAATTACCCTTTCTCGTTTTGCTTACCGCCTGATTATTCAGCCTTATTTAGCCGAATTTAACCAACTTTATCCACATATTTGTTTAGATATTTCTATCTATGACGGTACCGTAGATTTGGTGCAAGCAGGCTATGATTTTGGGATCCGCTTTAGTGATAAAATTGATGAAAATATGGTGGCACGGCAATTATTACCGTCCTTTCAAGAAGGATTATATGTTTCCAAAGACTACCTGAAAAAATACGGCGAACCACAAAGAAATAATTTGCATCAGCACCGTTTGATTGGATACCGCTTCATCACCACTGGACAAATCTTACCGCTGATTTTGGAACAGGATGGCGAAAGTGTGAGCGTGGAAATGCCTATATCAGTTATCTGTAACGACATAGACGCTATTGCCGATGGTATGCGTGCAGGTTTGGGTATTGGCCGCTTATTCACTCCAATTTATCAACAATTACCCGATAAAAACAACTTTATTCCCATATTACAAAGTTACTGGAGAAACTACCCGCCTGTATATCTCTATTACCCACAAGCCAGTCAGAAAATAAAACGCGTGGCAGCGGTGATTAAGTTTTTAGTGGACAAAATGACAGATAGGGTGAAATAA
- the glyS gene encoding glycine--tRNA ligase subunit beta produces MTKNFLAEIGTEELPPKALKKLAVAFKENVEQELHQAGLAFDEVQWFAAPRRLAVKVLGLVEAQPSKEVEKRGPAISAAFDAEGKPTKAAEGWARGCGISVEQADRLVTDKGEWLVHRAVIEGQPTKNLLLGIISNALAKLPIPKTMRWGDKSEQFVRPVHTVTLLLGDELIAGEILGVASGKTIRGHRFLGEQEFTIENADQYPQILEQKGSVIADFERRKAIILENSQQKATALGGVADIEESLLDEVTALVEFPNVLTAKFEERFLAVPAEALVYTMKGDQKYFPIYDKNGKLLPHFIFVSNINPNDPSKIIEGNEKVVRPRLTDAEFFFKTDLKQRLEDNLPRLKTVLFQQQLGTLFDKTQRIEKLSGEIAAQIGADVSKAERAGLLSKCDLMTNMVFEFTDTQGVMGMHYARHDGEDEEVAVALNEQYMPRFAGDELPHSLVACSVALADKLDTLTGIFGIGQHPKGDKDPFALRRAALGVLRIIVEKKLPLDLTDLVQKSTALFGDKLTNGNVVEDVVDFMLGRFRAWYQEEGIAVDVIQAVLARRPTRPADFDARVRAVAHFRTLEAAEALAAANKRVSNILAKAEGEIGEIQLDRCVEPEEKALAQSVLALQSEVQPLIAEGDYVAVLDKLANLRQPVDNFFEKVMVNAEDPQLRQNRLAILKTLQGLFLQVADISLLQ; encoded by the coding sequence ATGACAAAAAATTTCCTCGCCGAAATCGGCACAGAAGAGCTACCACCGAAGGCTCTGAAAAAATTAGCGGTGGCATTTAAAGAGAATGTGGAGCAAGAGCTTCATCAAGCAGGTTTAGCCTTTGATGAAGTTCAGTGGTTTGCCGCCCCACGCCGTTTAGCGGTGAAAGTGTTGGGATTAGTGGAAGCACAGCCAAGTAAAGAAGTGGAAAAACGTGGGCCGGCAATCTCGGCTGCTTTTGATGCAGAAGGCAAGCCAACCAAAGCCGCAGAAGGCTGGGCGCGTGGTTGTGGTATTAGTGTGGAACAGGCGGATCGTTTGGTAACTGATAAAGGCGAATGGTTAGTCCATCGTGCGGTGATTGAAGGTCAGCCAACTAAAAATCTTCTGCTTGGTATTATCAGCAATGCCCTTGCGAAATTGCCTATTCCAAAAACGATGCGTTGGGGAGATAAAAGCGAGCAATTTGTTCGTCCTGTGCATACTGTAACCCTGTTATTGGGAGATGAGCTGATTGCGGGCGAAATTCTTGGCGTTGCCAGTGGTAAAACCATTCGTGGACACCGTTTTTTAGGTGAGCAAGAATTTACCATTGAAAATGCCGATCAGTATCCGCAAATTTTAGAACAAAAAGGCAGTGTCATCGCCGATTTTGAACGCCGTAAAGCGATTATTTTGGAAAATTCACAACAAAAAGCCACCGCACTTGGTGGTGTAGCGGATATTGAAGAAAGTTTACTTGACGAAGTTACCGCATTAGTAGAATTTCCAAATGTGCTGACCGCGAAATTTGAAGAACGTTTTCTTGCTGTGCCAGCAGAAGCCTTGGTTTACACAATGAAAGGGGATCAAAAATACTTCCCAATTTACGATAAAAACGGCAAATTATTACCGCACTTTATTTTTGTTTCTAACATTAATCCAAACGATCCAAGCAAGATTATTGAAGGAAATGAAAAAGTGGTACGCCCACGTTTAACTGACGCAGAATTCTTCTTCAAAACCGATTTAAAACAGCGTTTAGAAGATAATCTACCTCGTTTGAAAACCGTCTTGTTCCAACAGCAGCTCGGGACGTTATTTGATAAAACACAACGTATTGAAAAATTGAGCGGTGAAATTGCGGCACAAATTGGTGCTGATGTAAGCAAAGCAGAGCGTGCAGGCTTACTATCAAAATGTGATTTAATGACCAATATGGTGTTTGAATTTACTGATACACAAGGTGTAATGGGAATGCATTACGCACGTCATGATGGTGAAGATGAAGAGGTGGCCGTTGCGTTAAATGAGCAATATATGCCACGTTTTGCCGGTGATGAATTACCGCATTCCTTAGTGGCCTGTTCTGTGGCATTAGCGGATAAATTAGACACCTTAACGGGGATTTTTGGCATTGGTCAGCATCCAAAGGGCGATAAAGATCCATTTGCTTTACGCCGTGCGGCATTGGGTGTGTTACGTATCATTGTAGAGAAAAAATTACCTCTTGATTTAACCGATTTAGTGCAAAAATCCACCGCACTTTTCGGCGATAAATTAACCAATGGCAATGTTGTAGAGGATGTTGTGGACTTTATGCTAGGTCGCTTCCGTGCTTGGTATCAAGAAGAAGGCATCGCTGTTGATGTCATTCAAGCAGTACTTGCCCGTCGCCCTACCCGTCCTGCTGATTTTGATGCGCGAGTAAGAGCAGTGGCACATTTCCGTACCCTTGAGGCAGCAGAAGCCTTAGCCGCCGCGAATAAGCGTGTAAGCAATATTTTGGCTAAAGCAGAGGGTGAAATTGGTGAAATCCAGTTAGATCGTTGTGTTGAGCCAGAAGAAAAAGCATTAGCGCAAAGCGTACTCGCGTTACAAAGTGAAGTGCAACCACTTATTGCGGAGGGAGACTACGTAGCGGTGTTAGATAAATTGGCAAATTTACGCCAGCCAGTGGATAACTTCTTTGAGAAAGTGATGGTAAATGCCGAAGATCCGCAACTTCGCCAAAATCGTTTAGCCATTCTGAAAACCTTGCAAGGGTTATTCTTACAAGTAGCAGATATTTCTTTATTGCAATAA
- a CDS encoding YciI family protein, translating to MFLVQISLDPTNNVVNALLEAHRVWLKKYAETGVFLLFGPYADHKGGVILAQVENKTALQKILAEDVFFHKKLADYQVREFTAKFIANALIEMVN from the coding sequence ATGTTTTTAGTACAAATTTCATTAGATCCCACAAATAATGTGGTGAATGCTTTGTTAGAGGCGCATCGAGTTTGGCTGAAAAAGTATGCAGAGACTGGCGTGTTTCTTTTATTTGGGCCATATGCTGATCACAAAGGGGGAGTCATTCTTGCCCAAGTAGAAAATAAAACCGCTTTGCAGAAGATTTTGGCAGAAGATGTGTTTTTTCATAAAAAGTTAGCGGATTATCAGGTTCGTGAGTTTACTGCCAAATTTATCGCAAATGCTTTAATTGAAATGGTGAATTAA
- a CDS encoding TatD family hydrolase — translation MPFFDTHTHLDYLLASTQQPLAELIEESQQAGVEKMLVVAVQAEDFNNIEKLTALYPKQLYYGLGLHPLYIARHRLADLDLLAQRLAQRSNNLTAVAEIGLEKGVPELLTPALWQKQCEFLEAQLHLAKDNQLPVNLHSRKSHEDLYRFLKNAQLSITGVVHGFSGSYEQAKRFVDLGYKIGVGGVITYARANKTRETIKRLPLDSLLLETDSPDMPVFGFQGQPNRPIRIRETFNALCELRSERPEVIAERIWQTSCEMFG, via the coding sequence GTGCCATTTTTTGATACTCACACTCATCTTGATTATTTATTGGCTAGCACTCAACAGCCTTTGGCGGAACTGATTGAAGAAAGCCAACAAGCTGGCGTTGAGAAAATGTTAGTGGTGGCAGTGCAAGCAGAAGATTTTAATAATATTGAAAAACTCACCGCACTTTATCCTAAACAGCTTTATTATGGCTTGGGTTTACATCCATTATATATTGCTCGGCATCGCTTAGCAGATTTAGACCTATTGGCGCAGCGGCTTGCTCAGCGTTCTAACAATCTGACTGCGGTAGCTGAAATTGGCTTAGAAAAAGGCGTACCTGAGCTATTAACGCCTGCATTATGGCAAAAACAATGCGAATTTTTAGAAGCTCAACTTCATTTAGCGAAAGACAATCAATTACCAGTGAATTTACATTCACGCAAATCTCACGAGGATCTTTATCGTTTTTTAAAAAACGCCCAACTTAGCATTACGGGCGTGGTACACGGTTTCTCAGGCAGTTATGAACAAGCCAAACGCTTTGTCGATTTAGGCTATAAAATTGGCGTAGGCGGTGTGATTACCTATGCGCGTGCGAACAAAACTCGTGAAACCATTAAACGTCTGCCTTTAGATAGCTTATTGCTTGAAACCGACAGCCCGGATATGCCCGTATTTGGTTTTCAAGGTCAGCCCAATCGCCCAATTCGTATCCGAGAAACCTTCAATGCATTATGTGAATTAAGATCAGAACGTCCCGAAGTCATTGCCGAGCGAATTTGGCAAACTAGTTGTGAGATGTTTGGATAA